The Populus nigra chromosome 19, ddPopNigr1.1, whole genome shotgun sequence genome includes a window with the following:
- the LOC133679259 gene encoding tRNA dimethylallyltransferase 2 → MSCTARLPSERSTEREMESDSAAEEALQNPSNTDGGEKPTVTKKEEKEEKPKVVVIMGPTGSGKSKLAIDLAAHFPVEIINADSMQVYRGLDVLTNKVPISDQEGVPHHLLGTVNPNVEFTAKDFRDSAIPLINEILSRNCLPVVVGGTNYYIQALVSPFLLDDTANDLDESFLNHPSGDEQTDHATDSGRESFNHSYDYLKELDPVAANRLHPNNHRKINQYLNLYARSGVLPSKLYQGKAAENWGCMDNYRFHCCFICVDADIPVLDSYVERRVDSMIDAGLLGEVCEVYNYNADYTRGLRQAIGVREFDNFLKVYMSDEKGHDSTRSLFVQSKNEDVKLLKDNMREMLHSSDDNQLQILLAEAIDKVKANTRRLVRVQKRRLTRLQTFFGWNIHYVDATEFISCKSDELWAGQVVISAVNVIRAFLTEESAVPDLETHVGSGMKSVERNLWTQYICKACGNRVLRGAHEWEQHKQGRGHRKRICRLRKSQGHSYSLVEQEVISNSS, encoded by the exons ATGTCGTGTACCGCGAGGCTTCCCTCCGAGAGAAGCACGGAGAGAGAAATGGAGAGCGACAGTGCTGCCGAGGAAGCTCTGCAAAACCCTAGCAATACCGATGGAGGTGAAAAGCCGACAGttacaaagaaagaagaaaaagaagagaagccaAAGGTGGTAGTAATAATGGGTCCAACTGGTTCAGGAAAATCAAAACTAGCCATTGATTTAGCAGCCCACTTCCCTGTTGAAATCATCAACGCTGATTCCATGCAGGTCTACCGTGGTCTTGATGTTCTCACCAACAAAGTCCCCATCTCTGATCAAGAGG GAGTTCCACATCATCTCTTGGGAACAGTAAATCCTAATGTGGAATTCACTGCTAAGGACTTTCGGGATTCTGCTATTCCT cTCATCAATGAGATTCTGTCTCGCAATTGCTTGCCAGTTGTTGTTGGAGGTACAAATTACTATATCCAG GCTCTTGTAAGTCCATTCCTTCTAGATGATACAGCAAATGATTTAGATGAAAGCTTTCTGAATCATCCTTCTG GTGATGAGCAGACTGATCATGCAACTGACTCTGGGAGAGAGAGTTTCAATCATAGCTATGACTATCTTAAAGAACTTGATCCTGTTGCAGCAAACAGACTCCACCCAAATAACCATAGAAAG ATCAATCAGTACCTTAATTTGTATGCTCGCTCTGGTGTCCTCCCTAGCAAACTTTATCAGGGAAAGGCTGCAGAG AATTGGGGTTGCATGGATAATTATAGGTTCCATTGCTGTTTTATATGTGTTGATGCTGATATCCCAGTTCTGGACTCGTATGTGGAACGAAGAGTAGATAGCATGATAGATGCTGGATTACTTGGTGAAGTCTGTGAGGTTTACAATTATAATGCGGATTATACTCGAGGTTTGCGGCAAGCCATTGGTGTGCGGgagtttgataattttctgaagGTTTACATGTCAGATGAAAAAGGACACGACTCTACTAGATCTCTCTTTGTGCAGTCAAAAAACGAGGATGTGAAGCTGTTGAAAGATAATATGAGGGAAATGCTCCATTCATCTGATGATAACCAACTTCAAATTCTGTTGGCAGAAGCTATCGACAAAGTAAAAGCAAACACCAGAAGACTTGTTCGTGTACAA AAGAGGAGGCTTACTCGGCTTCAAACATTCTTTGGATGGAACATACATTATGTAGATGCAACAGAATTCATATCAT GCAAATCGGATGAATTGTGGGCTGGACAAGTTGTTATCTCCGCTGTGAATGTTATTAGAGCTTTTCTAACCGAGGAGAGTGCAGTGCCTGATTTGGAAACGCATGTTGGTAGTGGAATGAAATCAGTTGAGAGGAACTTGTGGACTCAATACATTTGCAAG GCTTGTGGGAATAGAGTGCTTAGAGGAGCTCATGAGTGGGAACAGCACAAACAGGGCCGTGGGCATAGAAAACGAATCTGTCGGCTACGGAAATCACAAGGTCACAGCTATTCCTTAGTGGAGCAGGAGGTCATCTCCAACAGTAGCTAG